GAGATGCTCAAGGGCTATCATGTGGCAGATGCGCCGATAATCATAGCGAGCATTGACCCGTGCTACTCCTGTACAGAGAGGGTGCAGTTCGTGGACGTCGAGACGGGCAAGGTTAAGGTTCTGACCGAGGCCGAGTTCAACGAGCTCTCCATCAAGTACAAGGGGGTGTTCTGATGGCGGAGGAAGTTTCCTACAGCGAGAAGCTTAAGTCTTGGGACAGGATGAAGGTGGAGGGCTTCAGCAAGAAGGCCCCGGTTACCACTCCCTATCCCTTCACCGACATCGAAAAGCCGCCGGAGTTCAGGGGAATACCGCACATCAACCCCGAGAAGTGCATAGGCTGCGGCGCATGCGTCCAGGCCTGTCCACCAGATGCACTGATAATGGAGTGGGACAAGGAGCACGGCGTCAAAAGGCTCACCTACAACGCGGCGCGCTGTATCAGATGCGCCCGCTGTATAGAGGTCTGCCCGACCGGTGCCATGGAGCCAACGACGCGCTTCGAGATAGCCACGGACAACAAGGAAGACCTCGTTGAGGTTGTTGAGCACAAGTTAGCTTACTGCGAGGAGTGTGGAGAATACCTCGACTTCACGGAGAGGCAGATAGAGTACGTTAGGAACATCCTTCCGAAGGAAATCTTTGACACCTACGC
Above is a window of Thermococcus sp. DNA encoding:
- a CDS encoding 4Fe-4S dicluster domain-containing protein; the encoded protein is MAEEVSYSEKLKSWDRMKVEGFSKKAPVTTPYPFTDIEKPPEFRGIPHINPEKCIGCGACVQACPPDALIMEWDKEHGVKRLTYNAARCIRCARCIEVCPTGAMEPTTRFEIATDNKEDLVEVVEHKLAYCEECGEYLDFTERQIEYVRNILPKEIFDTYALEDRIKLTQEEKMHRTVVKLRELEGNVYPAFMLVEEGKEKKGGEE